In Takifugu flavidus isolate HTHZ2018 chromosome 13, ASM371156v2, whole genome shotgun sequence, the following are encoded in one genomic region:
- the ankrd27 gene encoding ankyrin repeat domain-containing protein 27 isoform X4 encodes MAVYDENILKNPFYLALEKQRPDLCSRVAEFHGVVLVPCCSSLTVSSFSDTQFDSYVLQPVEDGFQTVDGKEVRIQNKQILLGSGFPALASVPILFDETFYNDQEQSYNILCISRPIEVDLSLCDLSPPHPSYLKNLDDVREFLGHHTQKLDKLIQSFCQAFRQQDRKGLRHHIDSVNALYTKCLQCLLRDSRLKLLAKEGLQMNLLKQAVEMYVHHGIHDIIFNFVGTLEASQDAAFNKTSRSLQELQQKDLGVKPQFSINLSRAKRELSRLNQQTSPLLKLLCLRQVALTAIQTPKRTVSIEAVCADDLLSVVLYLLVKTEIPNCHSSKDELSYCLSTFEAAVEYINLGKLQDTHTVGSPQHSGSLNEKVYFKARLSLLDQNATPIHSLFQHIANGNKEVVEHLLNEGEREGEVRMCHPLCSCTLCDLQLSGRLNDPSIVTPRSRDDRGYTPLHVAATCGQSQLIDLLVCKGASVNATDYHGLTPLHLACQHGYQGVTLLLLHHKANTDAQDNSGNSPLILACMYGHEDCVKALVYYDIQTCHLDLQNDKGDTALHTAARWGYEGIIQVLLENRANIHIVNKNKDSPLQCALNSKILMLLELSQNGSQRSNTRFTVSDDSSLCSSISSTSSLGSEFKPEGERVRHREVEKLLRAVADADVEMVRFLLEWTDEKEENEEEVQALLCHPLCQCPSCSPTHKMCVLQTGALAVNSCNFDGFTPLHVAALHGHSVLASLLIRHGANINARTSQSATPLHLASQNSHIQVVRLLLECNAKLNKKDNFGNTPLIHACLCGNLETVTRLLESNALVNVANLQGNTALHEAARRGHQVLVELLLRGGASPSLSNKSQKTPLDCAYEMGGKNTEILRALQKASGLSPDEEPIKLLSVPKGALAHSLIQRLQDHASSRRQKLVPPTNRILQTKKDYSSSSRSSKLNQGNPAHKRLAWGETLETAVDFGIREQPLARCHTLDPAEGPTDPTGQAPPGDPLPTTDATPTLPSQTLLHTCLLSADQSHEPSKNCLRPLGGQESHLKINGDSEPRLPAAQIHGGQRPGCYS; translated from the exons ATGGCGGTGTATGATGAGAACATCCTGAAGAACCCTTTCTACCTGGCACTGGAGAAGCAGAGACCAGACTTGTGCAGCCGAGTGGCAGAATTCCACGGTGTG gttctggttccCTGTTGCAGCAGTTTGACGGTCAGCAGCTTCTCAGACACACAGTTTGACAGTTATGTTCTGCAGCCAGTAGAGGATGGATTCCAGACAGTTGACGGAAAG GAGGTCCGgatccaaaacaaacagatccTACTGGGATCCGGTTTTCCTGCTCTGGCTTCGGTCCCCATCCTGTTTGATGAGACCTTCTACAATGACCAGGAGCAGAGCTACAACATTCTGTGCATCTCCAGGCCCATAGAGGTGGACCTGAGTCTTTGTGATCTCAGCCCACCGCACCCCTCCTACCTGAAGAATCTGGACGATGTCCGGGAGTTCTTGGGCCACCACACACAGAAGCTGGACAAACTGATCCAGAGCTTCTGTCAGGCCTTcagacagcaggacaggaaaggTCTCCGACACCACATA GACTCGGTGAATGCTCTTTACACCAAGTGTCTTCAGTGTCTGCTGAGAGACTCTCGTCTG AAACTTTTGGCTAAAGAGGGGCTACAGATGAATCTTCTCAAACAGGCTGTCGAG ATGTATGTTCATCATGGAATCCATGACATAATTTTTAACTTTGTGGGGACTCTTGAAGCCAGTCAG GATGCAGCCTTTAACAAAACCAGCAGGagtctgcaggagctgcagcagaaagatcTGGGAGTCAAACCCCAGTTCAG CATCAACTTGTCTCGAGcaaagagagagctgagccggcTCAACCAGCAGACATCCCCCCTCCTCAAACTGCTCTGTCTGCGCCAAGTCGCCCTCACCGCCATCCAGACCCCCAAGCGCACAG tcAGTATTGAAGCCGTGTGTGCAGATGACCTGCTGTCAGTCGTCCTGTATCTGCTGGTGAAGACAGAAATCCCCAACTG CCACTCCAGCAAAGATGAGCTGAGCTACTGTCTGAGCACGTTTGAGGCTGCCGTCGAGTATATCAACCTGGGGAAGCTGCAGGATACACACACT GTTGGGTCCCCTCAGCACTCGGGTTCCTTGAATGAAAAGGTGTATTTCAAAGCAAGGCTGAGTCTGCTGGATCAGAACGCCACACCCATCCACTCTCTGTTCCAG CACATAGCAAATGGGAACAAAGAGGTGGTGGAACATTTGCTGaatgagggtgagagagagggggaggtcagaatgtgtcatCCGCTCTGTTCCTGTACCCTCTGTGACCTCCAGCTGTCTGG TCGCTTGAATGACCCTTCCATCGTCACGCCACGCTCCAGAGATGACCGAGGCTACACGCCACTACATGTTGCTGCTACCTGCG gtcagtCTCAGCTGATTGACCTCTTGGTGTGTAAGGGTGCCTCAGTGAATGCCACAGATTACCATGGTCTCACACCGCTGCACCTAGCCTGCCAGCATGGATACCAGGGAGTCACG ctgctgctgctgcaccacaaGGCCAACACGGACGCTCAGGATAACAGTGGCAACAGTCCGCTGATCCTCGCCTGCATGTACGGCCACGAGGAT tgtgtgaaGGCGCTGGTGTACTACGACATCCAAACATGTCACCTGGACCTGCAGAATGATAAAGGTGACACAGCGCTGCACACCGCAGCTCGCTGGGGCTACGAGGGCATCatccaggtgctgctggagaacaGAGCAAACATCCACATTGTCAACAAGAACAAAGACTCCCCGCTGCAGTGTGCCCTCAACTCCAAG ATCCTCATGCTGTTAGAGTTGAGCCAGAATGGTAGTCAGCGCAGCAACACTAGATTTACT GTCTCAGATGACAGCagtctctgctcctccatctccagcacctcctccctgGGCTCAGAGTTCAAACCGGAGGGTGAACGAGTCCGACACAGAGAG gtggagaagctgctgcgaGCTGTAGCTGATGCTGATGTGGAGATG gtgcgtTTCCTGCTCGAATGGACAGATGAGAAAGAGGAGAATGAAGAGGAGGTTCAGGCTCTGCTGTGTCACCCTCTCTGCCAGTGTCCCAGCTGTTCTCCGACACATAAG atgtgtgtcCTGCAGACCGGAGCTCTGGCTGTAAACAGCTGTAACTTTGACGGCTTCACGCCGCTGCACGTGGCTGCCTTGCATGGTCACTCGGTGCTTGCCAGCCTGCTGATCCGCCACGGTGCAAACATCAATGCTCGCACCAGCCAGAGTGCCACGCCGCTCCACCTGGCCAGCCAGAACAGTCACATACAG gtTGTGAGACTCCTGCTTGAGTGTAATGCCAAATTAAATAAGAAGGATAATTTTGGAAACACACCTCTCATACATGCCTGTTTGTGTGGAAATCTGGAGACGGTCACAAGACTGTTGGAG agTAATGCATTGGTGAATGTAGCTAACCTCCAGGGAAACACGGCTCTTCATGAGGCGGCGCGTCGTGGACATCAggtactggtggagctgctgctgaggggcGGAGCATCTCCCAGTCTCAGCAACAAGAGCCAAAAGACGCCATTGGACTGTGCTTATGAGATGGGTGGGAAG AACACAGAGATCCTGCGAGCTCTGCAGAAAGCATCTGGGCTGTCTCCTGATGAGGAACCAATCAAGCTGCTGTCGGTGCCCAAAGGAGCTCTGG CTCATTCCCTCATCCAGCGACTGCAGGATCATGccagcagcagaagacagaaGCTGGTACCTCCCACCAACAG AATTCTACAAACAAAGAAAGATTATAGTTCTTCCTCCAGGTCTTCAAAACTAAACCAG GGGAATCCAGCCCATAAGAGGTTGGCATGGGGGGAAACGTTAGAGACGGCCGTGGACTTTGGCATCAGAGAACAGCCACTGGCTCGCTGTCACACACTGGACCCAGCAGAGGGACCCACAGACCCAACTGGACAGGCTCCACCAGGTGATCCTCTTCCAACCACAGATGCCACGCCCACTCTCCCCTCTCAGACACTGTTACACACTtgtctcctctcagctgatcaGTCACATGAACCCAGTAAGAACTGTCTCCGCCCCCTTGGTGGCCAGGAGTCACATTTGAAAATCAACGGAGACTCAGAGCCCCGCCTCCCCGCAGCTCAGATCCATGGAGGCCAAAGGCCAGGATGCTACAGCTGA
- the ankrd27 gene encoding ankyrin repeat domain-containing protein 27 isoform X6 → MAVYDENILKNPFYLALEKQRPDLCSRVAEFHGVVLVPCCSSLTVSSFSDTQFDSYVLQPVEDGFQTVDGKEVRIQNKQILLGSGFPALASVPILFDETFYNDQEQSYNILCISRPIEVDLSLCDLSPPHPSYLKNLDDVREFLGHHTQKLDKLIQSFCQAFRQQDRKGLRHHIDSVNALYTKCLQCLLRDSRLKLLAKEGLQMNLLKQAVEMYVHHGIHDIIFNFVGTLEASQDAAFNKTSRSLQELQQKDLGVKPQFSINLSRAKRELSRLNQQTSPLLKLLCLRQVALTAIQTPKRTVSIEAVCADDLLSVVLYLLVKTEIPNWMANLSYIKNFCFSHSSKDELSYCLSTFEAAVEYINLGKLQDTHTVGSPQHSGSLNEKVYFKARLSLLDQNATPIHSLFQHIANGNKEVVEHLLNEGEREGEVRMCHPLCSCTLCDLQLSGRLNDPSIVTPRSRDDRGYTPLHVAATCGQSQLIDLLVCKGASVNATDYHGLTPLHLACQHGYQGVTLLLLHHKANTDAQDNSGNSPLILACMYGHEDCVKALVYYDIQTCHLDLQNDKGDTALHTAARWGYEGIIQVLLENRANIHIVNKNKDSPLQCALNSKILMLLELSQNGSQRSNTRFTVSDDSSLCSSISSTSSLGSEFKPEGERVRHREVEKLLRAVADADVEMVRFLLEWTDEKEENEEEVQALLCHPLCQCPSCSPTHKMCVLQTGALAVNSCNFDGFTPLHVAALHGHSVLASLLIRHGANINARTSQSATPLHLASQNSHIQSNALVNVANLQGNTALHEAARRGHQVLVELLLRGGASPSLSNKSQKTPLDCAYEMGGKNTEILRALQKASGLSPDEEPIKLLSVPKGALAHSLIQRLQDHASSRRQKLVPPTNRILQTKKDYSSSSRSSKLNQGNPAHKRLAWGETLETAVDFGIREQPLARCHTLDPAEGPTDPTGQAPPGDPLPTTDATPTLPSQTLLHTCLLSADQSHEPSKNCLRPLGGQESHLKINGDSEPRLPAAQIHGGQRPGCYS, encoded by the exons ATGGCGGTGTATGATGAGAACATCCTGAAGAACCCTTTCTACCTGGCACTGGAGAAGCAGAGACCAGACTTGTGCAGCCGAGTGGCAGAATTCCACGGTGTG gttctggttccCTGTTGCAGCAGTTTGACGGTCAGCAGCTTCTCAGACACACAGTTTGACAGTTATGTTCTGCAGCCAGTAGAGGATGGATTCCAGACAGTTGACGGAAAG GAGGTCCGgatccaaaacaaacagatccTACTGGGATCCGGTTTTCCTGCTCTGGCTTCGGTCCCCATCCTGTTTGATGAGACCTTCTACAATGACCAGGAGCAGAGCTACAACATTCTGTGCATCTCCAGGCCCATAGAGGTGGACCTGAGTCTTTGTGATCTCAGCCCACCGCACCCCTCCTACCTGAAGAATCTGGACGATGTCCGGGAGTTCTTGGGCCACCACACACAGAAGCTGGACAAACTGATCCAGAGCTTCTGTCAGGCCTTcagacagcaggacaggaaaggTCTCCGACACCACATA GACTCGGTGAATGCTCTTTACACCAAGTGTCTTCAGTGTCTGCTGAGAGACTCTCGTCTG AAACTTTTGGCTAAAGAGGGGCTACAGATGAATCTTCTCAAACAGGCTGTCGAG ATGTATGTTCATCATGGAATCCATGACATAATTTTTAACTTTGTGGGGACTCTTGAAGCCAGTCAG GATGCAGCCTTTAACAAAACCAGCAGGagtctgcaggagctgcagcagaaagatcTGGGAGTCAAACCCCAGTTCAG CATCAACTTGTCTCGAGcaaagagagagctgagccggcTCAACCAGCAGACATCCCCCCTCCTCAAACTGCTCTGTCTGCGCCAAGTCGCCCTCACCGCCATCCAGACCCCCAAGCGCACAG tcAGTATTGAAGCCGTGTGTGCAGATGACCTGCTGTCAGTCGTCCTGTATCTGCTGGTGAAGACAGAAATCCCCAACTG gATGGCGAATCTGAGCTACATCAAAAATTTCTGCTTCAGCCACTCCAGCAAAGATGAGCTGAGCTACTGTCTGAGCACGTTTGAGGCTGCCGTCGAGTATATCAACCTGGGGAAGCTGCAGGATACACACACT GTTGGGTCCCCTCAGCACTCGGGTTCCTTGAATGAAAAGGTGTATTTCAAAGCAAGGCTGAGTCTGCTGGATCAGAACGCCACACCCATCCACTCTCTGTTCCAG CACATAGCAAATGGGAACAAAGAGGTGGTGGAACATTTGCTGaatgagggtgagagagagggggaggtcagaatgtgtcatCCGCTCTGTTCCTGTACCCTCTGTGACCTCCAGCTGTCTGG TCGCTTGAATGACCCTTCCATCGTCACGCCACGCTCCAGAGATGACCGAGGCTACACGCCACTACATGTTGCTGCTACCTGCG gtcagtCTCAGCTGATTGACCTCTTGGTGTGTAAGGGTGCCTCAGTGAATGCCACAGATTACCATGGTCTCACACCGCTGCACCTAGCCTGCCAGCATGGATACCAGGGAGTCACG ctgctgctgctgcaccacaaGGCCAACACGGACGCTCAGGATAACAGTGGCAACAGTCCGCTGATCCTCGCCTGCATGTACGGCCACGAGGAT tgtgtgaaGGCGCTGGTGTACTACGACATCCAAACATGTCACCTGGACCTGCAGAATGATAAAGGTGACACAGCGCTGCACACCGCAGCTCGCTGGGGCTACGAGGGCATCatccaggtgctgctggagaacaGAGCAAACATCCACATTGTCAACAAGAACAAAGACTCCCCGCTGCAGTGTGCCCTCAACTCCAAG ATCCTCATGCTGTTAGAGTTGAGCCAGAATGGTAGTCAGCGCAGCAACACTAGATTTACT GTCTCAGATGACAGCagtctctgctcctccatctccagcacctcctccctgGGCTCAGAGTTCAAACCGGAGGGTGAACGAGTCCGACACAGAGAG gtggagaagctgctgcgaGCTGTAGCTGATGCTGATGTGGAGATG gtgcgtTTCCTGCTCGAATGGACAGATGAGAAAGAGGAGAATGAAGAGGAGGTTCAGGCTCTGCTGTGTCACCCTCTCTGCCAGTGTCCCAGCTGTTCTCCGACACATAAG atgtgtgtcCTGCAGACCGGAGCTCTGGCTGTAAACAGCTGTAACTTTGACGGCTTCACGCCGCTGCACGTGGCTGCCTTGCATGGTCACTCGGTGCTTGCCAGCCTGCTGATCCGCCACGGTGCAAACATCAATGCTCGCACCAGCCAGAGTGCCACGCCGCTCCACCTGGCCAGCCAGAACAGTCACATACAG agTAATGCATTGGTGAATGTAGCTAACCTCCAGGGAAACACGGCTCTTCATGAGGCGGCGCGTCGTGGACATCAggtactggtggagctgctgctgaggggcGGAGCATCTCCCAGTCTCAGCAACAAGAGCCAAAAGACGCCATTGGACTGTGCTTATGAGATGGGTGGGAAG AACACAGAGATCCTGCGAGCTCTGCAGAAAGCATCTGGGCTGTCTCCTGATGAGGAACCAATCAAGCTGCTGTCGGTGCCCAAAGGAGCTCTGG CTCATTCCCTCATCCAGCGACTGCAGGATCATGccagcagcagaagacagaaGCTGGTACCTCCCACCAACAG AATTCTACAAACAAAGAAAGATTATAGTTCTTCCTCCAGGTCTTCAAAACTAAACCAG GGGAATCCAGCCCATAAGAGGTTGGCATGGGGGGAAACGTTAGAGACGGCCGTGGACTTTGGCATCAGAGAACAGCCACTGGCTCGCTGTCACACACTGGACCCAGCAGAGGGACCCACAGACCCAACTGGACAGGCTCCACCAGGTGATCCTCTTCCAACCACAGATGCCACGCCCACTCTCCCCTCTCAGACACTGTTACACACTtgtctcctctcagctgatcaGTCACATGAACCCAGTAAGAACTGTCTCCGCCCCCTTGGTGGCCAGGAGTCACATTTGAAAATCAACGGAGACTCAGAGCCCCGCCTCCCCGCAGCTCAGATCCATGGAGGCCAAAGGCCAGGATGCTACAGCTGA
- the ankrd27 gene encoding ankyrin repeat domain-containing protein 27 isoform X3, which yields MAVYDENILKNPFYLALEKQRPDLCSRVAEFHGVVLVPCCSSLTVSSFSDTQFDSYVLQPVEDGFQTVDGKEVRIQNKQILLGSGFPALASVPILFDETFYNDQEQSYNILCISRPIEVDLSLCDLSPPHPSYLKNLDDVREFLGHHTQKLDKLIQSFCQAFRQQDRKGLRHHIDSVNALYTKCLQCLLRDSRLKLLAKEGLQMNLLKQAVEMYVHHGIHDIIFNFVGTLEASQDAAFNKTSRSLQELQQKDLGVKPQFSINLSRAKRELSRLNQQTSPLLKLLCLRQVALTAIQTPKRTVSIEAVCADDLLSVVLYLLVKTEIPNWMANLSYIKNFCFSHSSKDELSYCLSTFEAAVEYINLGKLQDTHTVGSPQHSGSLNEKVYFKARLSLLDQNATPIHSLFQHIANGNKEVVEHLLNEGEREGEVRMCHPLCSCTLCDLQLSGRLNDPSIVTPRSRDDRGYTPLHVAATCGQSQLIDLLVCKGASVNATDYHGLTPLHLACQHGYQGVTLLLLHHKANTDAQDNSGNSPLILACMYGHEDCVKALVYYDIQTCHLDLQNDKGDTALHTAARWGYEGIIQVLLENRANIHIVNKNKDSPLQCALNSKILMLLELSQNGSQRSNTRFTVSDDSSLCSSISSTSSLGSEFKPEGERVRHREVEKLLRAVADADVEMVRFLLEWTDEKEENEEEVQALLCHPLCQCPSCSPTHKMCVLQTGALAVNSCNFDGFTPLHVAALHGHSVLASLLIRHGANINARTSQSATPLHLASQNSHIQVVRLLLECNAKLNKKDNFGNTPLIHACLCGNLETVTRLLEGNTALHEAARRGHQVLVELLLRGGASPSLSNKSQKTPLDCAYEMGGKNTEILRALQKASGLSPDEEPIKLLSVPKGALAHSLIQRLQDHASSRRQKLVPPTNRILQTKKDYSSSSRSSKLNQGNPAHKRLAWGETLETAVDFGIREQPLARCHTLDPAEGPTDPTGQAPPGDPLPTTDATPTLPSQTLLHTCLLSADQSHEPSKNCLRPLGGQESHLKINGDSEPRLPAAQIHGGQRPGCYS from the exons ATGGCGGTGTATGATGAGAACATCCTGAAGAACCCTTTCTACCTGGCACTGGAGAAGCAGAGACCAGACTTGTGCAGCCGAGTGGCAGAATTCCACGGTGTG gttctggttccCTGTTGCAGCAGTTTGACGGTCAGCAGCTTCTCAGACACACAGTTTGACAGTTATGTTCTGCAGCCAGTAGAGGATGGATTCCAGACAGTTGACGGAAAG GAGGTCCGgatccaaaacaaacagatccTACTGGGATCCGGTTTTCCTGCTCTGGCTTCGGTCCCCATCCTGTTTGATGAGACCTTCTACAATGACCAGGAGCAGAGCTACAACATTCTGTGCATCTCCAGGCCCATAGAGGTGGACCTGAGTCTTTGTGATCTCAGCCCACCGCACCCCTCCTACCTGAAGAATCTGGACGATGTCCGGGAGTTCTTGGGCCACCACACACAGAAGCTGGACAAACTGATCCAGAGCTTCTGTCAGGCCTTcagacagcaggacaggaaaggTCTCCGACACCACATA GACTCGGTGAATGCTCTTTACACCAAGTGTCTTCAGTGTCTGCTGAGAGACTCTCGTCTG AAACTTTTGGCTAAAGAGGGGCTACAGATGAATCTTCTCAAACAGGCTGTCGAG ATGTATGTTCATCATGGAATCCATGACATAATTTTTAACTTTGTGGGGACTCTTGAAGCCAGTCAG GATGCAGCCTTTAACAAAACCAGCAGGagtctgcaggagctgcagcagaaagatcTGGGAGTCAAACCCCAGTTCAG CATCAACTTGTCTCGAGcaaagagagagctgagccggcTCAACCAGCAGACATCCCCCCTCCTCAAACTGCTCTGTCTGCGCCAAGTCGCCCTCACCGCCATCCAGACCCCCAAGCGCACAG tcAGTATTGAAGCCGTGTGTGCAGATGACCTGCTGTCAGTCGTCCTGTATCTGCTGGTGAAGACAGAAATCCCCAACTG gATGGCGAATCTGAGCTACATCAAAAATTTCTGCTTCAGCCACTCCAGCAAAGATGAGCTGAGCTACTGTCTGAGCACGTTTGAGGCTGCCGTCGAGTATATCAACCTGGGGAAGCTGCAGGATACACACACT GTTGGGTCCCCTCAGCACTCGGGTTCCTTGAATGAAAAGGTGTATTTCAAAGCAAGGCTGAGTCTGCTGGATCAGAACGCCACACCCATCCACTCTCTGTTCCAG CACATAGCAAATGGGAACAAAGAGGTGGTGGAACATTTGCTGaatgagggtgagagagagggggaggtcagaatgtgtcatCCGCTCTGTTCCTGTACCCTCTGTGACCTCCAGCTGTCTGG TCGCTTGAATGACCCTTCCATCGTCACGCCACGCTCCAGAGATGACCGAGGCTACACGCCACTACATGTTGCTGCTACCTGCG gtcagtCTCAGCTGATTGACCTCTTGGTGTGTAAGGGTGCCTCAGTGAATGCCACAGATTACCATGGTCTCACACCGCTGCACCTAGCCTGCCAGCATGGATACCAGGGAGTCACG ctgctgctgctgcaccacaaGGCCAACACGGACGCTCAGGATAACAGTGGCAACAGTCCGCTGATCCTCGCCTGCATGTACGGCCACGAGGAT tgtgtgaaGGCGCTGGTGTACTACGACATCCAAACATGTCACCTGGACCTGCAGAATGATAAAGGTGACACAGCGCTGCACACCGCAGCTCGCTGGGGCTACGAGGGCATCatccaggtgctgctggagaacaGAGCAAACATCCACATTGTCAACAAGAACAAAGACTCCCCGCTGCAGTGTGCCCTCAACTCCAAG ATCCTCATGCTGTTAGAGTTGAGCCAGAATGGTAGTCAGCGCAGCAACACTAGATTTACT GTCTCAGATGACAGCagtctctgctcctccatctccagcacctcctccctgGGCTCAGAGTTCAAACCGGAGGGTGAACGAGTCCGACACAGAGAG gtggagaagctgctgcgaGCTGTAGCTGATGCTGATGTGGAGATG gtgcgtTTCCTGCTCGAATGGACAGATGAGAAAGAGGAGAATGAAGAGGAGGTTCAGGCTCTGCTGTGTCACCCTCTCTGCCAGTGTCCCAGCTGTTCTCCGACACATAAG atgtgtgtcCTGCAGACCGGAGCTCTGGCTGTAAACAGCTGTAACTTTGACGGCTTCACGCCGCTGCACGTGGCTGCCTTGCATGGTCACTCGGTGCTTGCCAGCCTGCTGATCCGCCACGGTGCAAACATCAATGCTCGCACCAGCCAGAGTGCCACGCCGCTCCACCTGGCCAGCCAGAACAGTCACATACAG gtTGTGAGACTCCTGCTTGAGTGTAATGCCAAATTAAATAAGAAGGATAATTTTGGAAACACACCTCTCATACATGCCTGTTTGTGTGGAAATCTGGAGACGGTCACAAGACTGTTGGAG GGAAACACGGCTCTTCATGAGGCGGCGCGTCGTGGACATCAggtactggtggagctgctgctgaggggcGGAGCATCTCCCAGTCTCAGCAACAAGAGCCAAAAGACGCCATTGGACTGTGCTTATGAGATGGGTGGGAAG AACACAGAGATCCTGCGAGCTCTGCAGAAAGCATCTGGGCTGTCTCCTGATGAGGAACCAATCAAGCTGCTGTCGGTGCCCAAAGGAGCTCTGG CTCATTCCCTCATCCAGCGACTGCAGGATCATGccagcagcagaagacagaaGCTGGTACCTCCCACCAACAG AATTCTACAAACAAAGAAAGATTATAGTTCTTCCTCCAGGTCTTCAAAACTAAACCAG GGGAATCCAGCCCATAAGAGGTTGGCATGGGGGGAAACGTTAGAGACGGCCGTGGACTTTGGCATCAGAGAACAGCCACTGGCTCGCTGTCACACACTGGACCCAGCAGAGGGACCCACAGACCCAACTGGACAGGCTCCACCAGGTGATCCTCTTCCAACCACAGATGCCACGCCCACTCTCCCCTCTCAGACACTGTTACACACTtgtctcctctcagctgatcaGTCACATGAACCCAGTAAGAACTGTCTCCGCCCCCTTGGTGGCCAGGAGTCACATTTGAAAATCAACGGAGACTCAGAGCCCCGCCTCCCCGCAGCTCAGATCCATGGAGGCCAAAGGCCAGGATGCTACAGCTGA